TTTTCACCTCAGCAAAATCAACTAACCGCGCTATATCCGGATGATTTTCTGGATTATAATAAGCTGCAACTAACTTTTCTAAATTATCATCAGATAAAAAACTAGTAGCACGTTGTCGAGTAACTTCATATACTCCATTGACAAAAACAATCTTATTTTTACGGTCATCCGGTTTATTATTACGTAAAATAACTATACAAGATTCCATAGAACTATTATAAAATAAATTTGGTCCCAAGCCGATCACCGCATCAATCAAATCGCTAGCAATCACTCCTTTACGAATAATTTCTTCCTGATCACGAAACAACACCCCATGTGGCCATAACATGGCAGCACGCCCTGTTTTAGGATTCAAACTTTTAATTATATGCTGAAAAAAAGCGTAATCAGCACAACCCTGCGGAGGAACACCGTAAATATTACGTCCATATAAATCTGATACGAATGTTTCTCTATCCCATTTTTTTATAGAATAAGGTGGATTTGCGAAAATAACATCAAATTGTTGTAATTTATCTGTATTTGTAAATTTAGGCTCCTTTAAAGTATCACCACGAGCGATATCAAACTCCTCAATATCGTGGAGAAGCATATTCATCTTAGCAATAGCTGAGGTCAGCAAATTAATTTCTTGTCCGTAGAGTTTTACCGTACGCCATTCGCGGTTAGTTTTACGTAAATCCATAACCGCATTAAGCAACATTCCCCCAGTACCGCAAGTAGGATCATAAGCAGTTTCACCCGGCTGTAAATCAAGAATACGTGTCATCAAATGCACAACAGTACGATTAGTATAAAATTCAGCTGCTGTATGCCCGCAATCATCGGCAAATTTTTTGATTAAATATTCATAAGCATTGCCAAGATCATCTTGATCAATATCTTTTATCCCTAAGGGAATTTGACTAAAATGGTTAATCAATGATACCAACAAATGATCAGGCAGACGTTCTTTATTAGTCCAAACTGCATCACCAAATACGCCATAAAGACGCGGGTTAGCATTTTCAATAGCTCGTAAAGCCTCTGATAATATTTGTCCAACATCTTTTGTTGTTGCTTGCACCATACTCCAACGAGCATTATCCGGAATAAGAAAGCGATGTTGTTCTGGCTTTTTGGCTATCTCATCATCTTCATAAAGCTCAAAGGCTTCAGTATATTCATCCTGATATACATCATCCATACGTTTATAAAATAATAGAGGAAAGATAAATTGCTTATAATCAGAAGCTTCAATTTGTCCTCGCAATATTACTGCAGCTCCCCAAAGCAAATCTTCAAGTTTTTTTTGTGTGATAGTCATAGTTAGAACCCAGCCTTTTTCAACAATAACTCTAATTCATCTTCTGCTTGCTCAAGATCGCATAATTTTTGTTTAAAAGCTTCAAGAGCATCTTCAATAGATATCGTTTCTTCTACCAATGGCTTTGGTACATAACGTGTAATGTTGAGATTAAAATCATTCTCTTCAATCTCCCTAATTGAAACCCAACGACTTACACCATCAATTACTTTTGGTGTTTCATGCTGTCTTTTATAAATATCATATATTTCATCAGATTGATCTTCGCTCATAGTATTTTGAGCGCGGCCTTTAGTATAAATCTCATCTGCGTTGATAAATAAAATTTCATTGCGCTGCAAGGTTTTTTGATCCTTGCGCAGCACCAAGATACAAGCCGAAATACCAGTTCCATAAAAAAGATTCGGTGCTAGACCTATAACACATTCCACAGCGCCAGTTTTAATCAGAGCTTCACGGATTTTAGCCTCAGAATTACCCCTAAATAAAACCCCATGCGGCACAACTATCGCCATCCTACCGCTATCTTCACGCATAGAAGCATACATATGCATAATCCATGCAAAATCACCATTCTTCTTAGGAGCTAAACCATAAATATGACGATTATATTTATCAGCGATCCAACTATCATAACCCCAATCTGCAAGGCTAAAGGGAGGATTAGCAAGGACACAATCGAATGTTTCCAACTTATCACCGTCAGTAAATTTTGGTTCACGTAAGGTATCACCACGAATAATATGAAAATCTTCCATACCATGTAAAAATAAATTCATGCGAGCTATAGATTCTGTAGTCAAATTTTTCTCTTGACCTTTCAATGTCAAACGACGAGCATCTCCACCGCATTCCTTAACATGGTGTATAGTTTCAAGCAACATACCACCTGTACCGCAAGCCGGATCATAAACAACTTCGCCTGATTTAGGGTCAAGAATATTTACCATCAAGCGTATAACTGTACGAGGAGTATAAAACTCACCTGCTTTTTTATTGGCTTTATCAGCAAACTTCTTAATAAGAAATTCATATGCACGCCCCATATCGTCATCGCGCACATTTTTCACACCTAGCGGAATTTTGTGGAAATGATTAAGCAATTGAGTAATCAAACTATCCGGCAAACGATCTTTATTACCCCAAGATGCATCACCAAATATGCCATATAAATGCGGATTCGCGCTTTCTATACAGTGGAAAGCTGTTTGCAAGACTTGTCCCACATCTTTTGTAGTTGAAACTATAGTATTCCAATTACAAGCTTTTGGGATTTGAATACGGTGCTGTTCACTAGCCTTAGCAATATCTTCATCTTCATACAACTCCATAGCTTCTGCAAATTCTTCATCATAAACATCATTAATCCGCTTAAAGAATAAAATAGGAAAAATATATGTTTTATAATCAGAAGCATCGATAGGACCAGTAATAATATAGGCAGCCATCCATAACTGCTGCTCTAATTCTTTAAGGGTTAAAATTTTACTCATAACTAAAGAGCCTGTTAAATAATTTTTTCATAAAATTATCCTTTTTCATAATTTTAAAAAATTAGCGCGATTATCAGATCAATTAACTCACATACGCCCTCTCAATACCACAGTTAGTAACATTTATCTAGATTTATATCAAGATTGAATACTAGATAAAAAACGCTAAAAATCTAACCGATGCAATATAGTTACAAAATTATCTTAGAAAAAATACGGACAACTGCTAAATTAAAGTGAAGCTGTTTTAGGATTTAATAAAAAATATTTACCACTCATTTCAAGCTCAGCTTCAATTTAATTATTTTTGATGACATATATCTATAATGGATTTAATATATGAATAATATTTTTTCTTTTCTTATAGACTTATTAGAATGAGTTACTTACTAATAATAAGCTAAAATATATAAGCCTTAACAAAAGGGTTATTCATGTTAGACATGAATAACCCTAATTCTTTAGTTTAGTCGCTGTATGCTCGGTAGATACACTGAATCGCAACATCTTAATTTTTATATCATCACGTACTATAATCTCAACCCCTTGCCAATGTTCAAAATATCTTTTATTAAAGGTAAAAAGGATAATATAAACTAATGGTTGAACTTTATGATTTGTATAAATATAACTAATCTCTGATGAAAAATTGATAACTTCAGATGCAGCAAATAAACTTATTTTAGATTACATAACTTAATCCAACATTTTAATGTGATATATAACATTTCTTTAAATCTCTCTAGGATCAACGAATTACAAACAGCCTAAACCTATAATTAGATTTATAATTTATTAAATAATACAAGACTCAAAACCCAACTTTACTTGTTTTTTTAACCACAATGTAATGCTATAACGATAGCTAACTTTAAAAGCATTTTTTACAAATAAATTATTTAACTAATTTCTTTTTCAAACATCTATCATTTTATACTATTGAGATGTTAGTATAGATAAATTAAATATTTAAAATCCTATAAATTTGAAATTTTTATATACTCTAAATCATTATAAGATAAGATTTTATGGTCATTTTAAAAAATATATAAGATAACCATAAAGGCCTACAGAAGCTTATATTAAGCTTCTGTAGGCCTTTATTTACCTATAATAATTTTAAATTTAATTTATCGTAAAAGTTACCCCGGCTGATACCCCCCATGCAGTATTCGAAAATGAACCTGTTACATTTCCACGAATAGAACTATCCATATTTGTGTAACCTGCACCAAAAGCAACCGCTGTTGCACCCTTCCAATAACCAGTACCTAAACCCAAACTTAATTTTCCTGGTTTATTATCATATCTCAATGAAGCAGCAGCAAGACCCACAGCACCAGCTTCAGATGCGGAATTATGTGAATGTTCTAAACGAGCATCGACATAACTTTTAATATCATCTAACCCTGATTTCAATTGTCCGACATTTACTGCATCTGTTAGCTCAATACCATTTGCAACATTACGTAACAGAACTGGTTCCTTTGAACCCGGCGCCTCAAATGTTACACTATTTTTACCTTTATCATAGTGAATCCCATCTGCGATAATATTGTTAACCTCTTCTTTTATTGCATTTAATTGACTTCCATTAACTGCATCCGTAGAATCAGCTGCAACACGCCCAGCAGCCACATTAGTAACTGTACGCTCTTTACCAGCATCACCAACAGATACCGTACCTACCGGTGCCCCGCCTGCTACTGAAACTTCTTTACCTCGTACCACAATATGTTTTGTACCTGCTGTTTCTTGAGTCTTTGAATTTTGTCCTATTGCTACACTACTATCAGTTAAAGCACTAGCACCATCACCAATTGCTACACTACCAGCACCTGTTGAATTAGCATCAGGGCCTATAGCTACGCTATCTACACCCGTAGCAACAGAATCAGCTTTTTCAGAATTTATATTCACATATTTTTGTTTTATCTCTTTATTAGTTATCATCTTATCAATTTGTTTAACATTATTCCTAATACTATCTATATTCTCATTTAATGCTTTAATAAAATTGCCAATATCATCATAATTTTTCCCACCAATTTTATATGTAGGAGCTTCTATTACCCCGCTACCGTTAACTTTTGCTCCTCCACCAAAAATTTTTGCTATTGAATTTGCAAGGTCATAAATTTGACCTCCTGTCACTGCATCAGTGGAAGTATTACTAATATCACCCTTAGATACATTAGTAATCTTTTTATCACCCATATCAATACCAGTATTATTAATGACTGGACCATCCTTTATATGAACACTATCTAAAGTAAAGTTATCAGATAAAGCGATAGTTATATTTTTATCAACATTGGTAATTTTTATATTATTACCTTCTGTAAAAGTAACTACATCCTCATTAGCAACTTTTTCAACAGTACCAGAACCAACACGGAAACTCCAACCGCTATAATTACCTAAATGTATGGCATCTAAAGCAGATTGAACTGAATTATAAGTCTTACCACCAAAAGCTAAAGATACTTTAAGATCACCGGTCGTTGTATCATAACTGGAATTAGGACTGAAAGCAGCTGATAAATTAGAACCAAAATTATCTAATTTACCATTAGTATTTATTATTTGCTGAGTAACATCATATAATTGTGCACCATTTACTGCATCAGTGGAAGTATTACTAATATCACCCTTAGATACATTAGTAATCTTTTTATCACCCATATCGATACCAGTATTATTAATGACTGGACCATCCTTTATATGAACACTATCTAAAGTAAAATCATCAGATAAAGCGATAGTTATATTTTTATCAACATTGGTAATTTTTATATTATTACCTTCTGTAAAGGTAACTACATCCTCATTAGCAACTTTTTCAACAGTACCAGAACCAACACGGAAACTCCAACCACTATAATTACCTAAATGTATGGCATCTAAAGCTGATTGAACTGAATTATAACTATTACCACCAAAAGCTAAAGATACTTTAAGATTACCTGTAGTTGTATCATAACTGGAATTAGGACTGAAAGCAGCTGATAAATTAGAACCAAAATTATCTAATTTAATATTAGTATTTGTTAATTTAATATTAGTATTTGTTATTTGCTGAGTAACGTCATATAATTGTGCACCATTTACTGCATCAGTGGAAGTATTACTAATATCACCCTTAGATACATTAGTAATCTTTTTATCACCCATATTAATACCAGTATTATTAATGACTGGACCATCTTTTATCTGAATACTATCTAAAGTAAAATCATCCGCTAAAGCAACAGTAATATTTTTATCAACATTAGTAATTTTTATATTATTACCTTCTGTAAAAGTAACTACATCCTCACTAGCAACTTTTTCAACATTACCAGTACCAACCTGAAAACTCCAACCACTATAATTACCCAAATGTATGGCATCTAAAGCTGATTGAACTGAATTATAACTATTACCACCAAAGGATAAAGATACTGTAAGATTACCTGTAGTTGTATCATAACTGGAAGTAGGACTGAAAGCAGCTGATAAATTAGAACCAAAATTATCTAATTTGGTATTAGTGTTTGTTATTTGCTGAGTAACCTCATATAATTGTGCACCATTTACCGCATCAGTGGAAGTATTACTAATATCACCCTTAGATACATTAGTAATCTTTTTATCCCCCATATCAATACCAGTATTATTAATTACTGGACCATCTTTTATCTGAATACTATCTAAAGTAAAATTATCCGCTAAAGCAACAGTAATATTTTTATCAACATTAGTAATTTTTATATTATTACCTTCTGTAAAAGTAATTACATCCTCATTATCAACTTTTTCAACCGTACCAGAACCAACACGAAAACTCCAACCACTATAATTACCTAAATGTATAGTATTTAAGACAGATTGCAATGAATTATAAGTTTTACCACCAAAGGCTAAAGATACTTTAATATCACCTGTATCTGCATCATAACTTGACTTGGAACTGAAAGCATTAACTAATTGACTAGATGTATTATCAGCAGTTTTTTTTAAAGCAACTAGAGCCCTATAAGCTGCGTTTAATTGTGAGCCATTAACTGCATCCGTTGAATCAGCATCTGTCTGCCCAGCTGCAACATTACTTATAACACGCTGCCTCTTCTTTGTTCCAACACTCACACTAGCAAATGGATCTGTTCCAGCAAAACGATAAACATCACCATTAATGTTAATTCCTGGATTACGTATTACCGAACCTGTTGTAGATTCTGAACCTAAAGCTACATCTCCTGAATTTATAGCTGCGGTCGCCCCTTTACCAATGGCCACAGAAAAATTTAATCCAGCATCTGCTAAAGGTCCTAATGCAATACTTGAGTGCCCCTCTGCCCTTGAAGATACTCCAAACGCCATACTAGCAGGCCCTATAGCTAAAGCCCCAACTCCAAAAGCTTGTGATGCTCCACCACGAGCTGTGGCATTCGCACCAAAAGCTGTAGAATAATTACCGGTAGTATAAGCACCACAACCAATACTTGTAGAATATACTCCATTAGCTACTGGCATTCTATTATCTGAACCTCCAGTCTTAGAACTTTGATAGCCAACGTTATTTGTAGTAGTTCCATCACCAGTAAAATTCACACTAGATTCGGATGTACCATATGGCTTATAGCCATTAAAAGCTGGATTGTCGATAAAACGCTGGTAGGATTCCTCGGCACTAATAGAATTACCAGTAAAGGAACTTCTCCCTTTTATATTATCCACCCCACAATGATCAGCAGTCCCTGATAATATTATAGTTCCATGACTAGCTCTAGGAGTACCTTGAGTAGCCTCATTAGAAGAAAAATTACTACCACCACCAAAAGATAAATTAGCGGCTGTTGCTTCTCCTAATAAGCCAATTGAGATTGTTAAACAGGTAATAACATACAAACTATTCTTACCTGGAAAACCAAAGGATCTTCTAGACTTTTTTCTTTTTAAACCTAAAATTCGACAGGCTAATCTTAATTTAGCTATTATTCTTTTATTAAAAGATACTAAATTATTTTTATTTGACTTAAATAACATATTCACTCCTATAAAGATATAATCTCTTTACTAAACAAATACGCAATTAAGACATAAGTTCCTCTAATAAGAAGATATTGTGTATTTTTTTGGAATTTTACTAGCTATTTTAGCTAATTCTAATGTTTTTATGTCAAAAAAGCAGTTTTTAAACAATAAGCATGAATCAATTTCTACGATATATTAAAAACTTAACACTTTTAGCCCTAGCGCTTTTCTCGCTTTAATATTTTCCTGTTTAAGCCACAATAAGAGTAATCACCTTCTAATTAATACTTATTAAAAATGTGACCTTTGAATAATATAAATATCTTGTCTCATACTTCATCAATAACCAAAACCAGCAAGATACTTATTAAACTTTATTAGGTAAATCATATAATACAACATAATAAAAAAATGAATGTACAAATATCTGCAAAAGCAAAAACATAAAATCCACTTAAATACATACCTATTAAGCTACTTATAGTAACATCCTAATAAAATCCCTATTTGAAATATTTTACCATATTACAGCTTTTCTATTAAGTCCCCGCTATTTCTACAATATAGTTATAATGGTGCTTTTTACAAAATTCATTACTACTAGCTAAAAAATCTATATTTCAGTTAACAGCCTAAAATTAGCCCCGTGTTATTAAAAATAATTTTTTACAAGCTATTAATATATAAGGTATCTTTAAGAAAATATTATCTTACTTTTTACCAAAAATTTTTACTGTAACTCTAAAAATAACCATAGATAATAATAAAATATTAAATTTTTTACTTATTATACACACGGTCACTTGTCTAGTTGTACAATTATTGATATTAAATATTGTGTAAGAAAAGGTTTTAAGATGTCATTAAATTTAACAACTAAAGTGATTAATTTTTTAGAAAACAATCCTGATAAAAAATTTACAGCTAGAGAAATTGCTAATTGGATATTTAGTGAATATACCGACGCTTGCTTAAGAAAACAAAAAAACTCAAATGCAATTATCATTCCTCTGGATAGTAAAGATAAACTTATTAGTCAAATTGTGGCTGAAATAGGTGCCCGTCGTTCACAAATACAAAAGAAAAGCCCATATATCAAAACCACTGAAGGGAGACCACGACAATATTATTTTACGAAATCAAGTGACAATGAAGAAATTAGACAAATTGAAAAAAATGAAATAGCACCAGATTCAAAACTGAAAAATAATACCCCTAAAGAGAAAGATCTTTATAATATTCTATCAGACTTCTTATGGTCAGAACTTGAAATATACAGCAAGCGTATTGATGAAAAGCGCTCGAGTAACAATCGTGGTATCAATGGCAATAAATGGCTTTATCCAGATATAGTTGGTATGCAAGATCTAAGTGATAGCTGGCATCAAGAAATAAAAAATTGCGTATTACAACATTCAGACACTCAAACCAAACTTTGGTCTTTTGAAGTAAAGATTCTTATAAATCGTTCTAATATAAGAGAAGCATTTTTCCAAACAGTCAGTAATTCATCATGGGCAAATTTTGGATATCTAGTAGCAAGCGAAATTGAAGGAAATAATACATTAAAAGAACTTAGAATTCTTTCCAGTCTACACGGTATTGGCTTTATAAAACTAGACATAGAGAACCCCGCGGAAAGCCAGATTATGATTCCAGCGAAAGAACGCGAAATGATTGACTGGAATACTGCAAATAGAATAGCTGAAGAAAACAAAGATTTTTTAAATTATATAAAATTAATACGTCAATTCTACCAAACAGGAGAAACTAGACCATCTGCTTGGGGTATGTGTATAAACGAAGAATAATACTAATCATATAAGTTTACCTAGAAAGAACTAATGCATATATTACTGCCCTTTATATTACGGCTATTAATACATAAAAGAATAAAACCATAAATAATATATTATTACCACTACTATTAACTCTCATTATAACATCTTAGATAAAATGAAACCAATTATATAAAAGCCCTTATCATAGTGAGATCAACGAAAAACAATGAAAATAGAATTATCTTTACAACAAAAACTATCAGAACATAAAGAATATGATTTATTACTAAAGATAAAAACAAAATTTATCTAATAAATTTATATAGTACTGGTATACAAATATTATGTTATTCTTATGCCTTAAGCTGAGCAAACAATAGATTAAACGTTTTACTAATAAATAACTTAGTTATATAGAAAAATTATTACCTAAAAAAGAATTATATATATATTTTATCTTGTCCAGCACAGTGATTATAGAACCGCTTTAGACAATAAATGCAAAATCTAAGTATAAATATTTCTTATAAAGGTTGAAAGACATGCATTTTCCAAAAGCTAAACATTTTAATACATTGTTATCATCCTTATTTATTTCAAAACTTGGAGATTACGCTTATGAAGTGGTTTTCATTTTTATTGTATTAGAAACCACACGTAATAATTATCTTTTAACTGGTTTGGTATATTTCTTTCGTTTTATCCCGTTTCTTTTTTTTGGACCTGTTGGTGGTTGGCTAGCAGATAATGGTCGCCTAAAAAATAATTTATTACTAAGCGAATGGGTGCGCCTTTTAGTTACCGTTCTACTATTTTGTACATATCTGAGTGGAATGATAAATATTATTATACTTATCATAGCCTCTGTTCTAACTACTATTGGGCGGAGTATTTTTCAACCAAGCTTTCAGACTTTAATTCTTAAAATGATGGATAAAAAAGACCTTACAAGTGCTAATAGCATTGTACAGGTAGCTGAAGAAACTGCTTCAGTTACTGGACCTCTAGTATGTTCCCTGCTTCTATTGTTTGTTGATAAATCTTGGGTACTGATGTTTAATTCTCTAACCTATTTTATTTCAGCACTCCTTATATTAAAGCTTAATGATCTTCGTCAAGAAAAACAATTTCCTTTCAAAATAAAAAAAGTGTATCAGGATACCTATTCATCTATACAACATATGTATTATTCTAAATATGAATTATTTATTTCCATTAGTGGTTCTGCAATATGTATTTTATTTACCGGTTCTGTACTTCGCTTTATTATACCAGCTGTGGCAATTAGTTTTGGAAAAAGCGAAATTTTCACTAGCTACCTTTTCGCTTTGATAGCGTCAGGTACTATTATAGGAGGACTAATTTACACTTATATTATACGTCAGCCGTCTCCATCAAAACTAATGCGGTTTTGGTTTGTTTACGGTTTGATAATGTTAAGTATGTCCTTTATAACTCTGTACTCGCTTTATTTTCTTTTACCACTATCTTTTGCTTTAGGTATATGCGGTGCTTTTGTCGATATAACACTTGTTACAACAATACAATCATACTCAGAACAAAAAAATATAGGTAAAAATTTCGGCGC
The Bartonella sp. DGB1 genome window above contains:
- a CDS encoding N-6 DNA methylase, whose translation is MTITQKKLEDLLWGAAVILRGQIEASDYKQFIFPLLFYKRMDDVYQDEYTEAFELYEDDEIAKKPEQHRFLIPDNARWSMVQATTKDVGQILSEALRAIENANPRLYGVFGDAVWTNKERLPDHLLVSLINHFSQIPLGIKDIDQDDLGNAYEYLIKKFADDCGHTAAEFYTNRTVVHLMTRILDLQPGETAYDPTCGTGGMLLNAVMDLRKTNREWRTVKLYGQEINLLTSAIAKMNMLLHDIEEFDIARGDTLKEPKFTNTDKLQQFDVIFANPPYSIKKWDRETFVSDLYGRNIYGVPPQGCADYAFFQHIIKSLNPKTGRAAMLWPHGVLFRDQEEIIRKGVIASDLIDAVIGLGPNLFYNSSMESCIVILRNNKPDDRKNKIVFVNGVYEVTRQRATSFLSDDNLEKLVAAYYNPENHPDIARLVDFAEVKNNLYNLSIARYITVKNNKVNSEQEQTLSGVIDDWRISRTLLKKQTNQLFNSLKELGYEV
- a CDS encoding N-6 DNA methylase, producing MSKILTLKELEQQLWMAAYIITGPIDASDYKTYIFPILFFKRINDVYDEEFAEAMELYEDEDIAKASEQHRIQIPKACNWNTIVSTTKDVGQVLQTAFHCIESANPHLYGIFGDASWGNKDRLPDSLITQLLNHFHKIPLGVKNVRDDDMGRAYEFLIKKFADKANKKAGEFYTPRTVIRLMVNILDPKSGEVVYDPACGTGGMLLETIHHVKECGGDARRLTLKGQEKNLTTESIARMNLFLHGMEDFHIIRGDTLREPKFTDGDKLETFDCVLANPPFSLADWGYDSWIADKYNRHIYGLAPKKNGDFAWIMHMYASMREDSGRMAIVVPHGVLFRGNSEAKIREALIKTGAVECVIGLAPNLFYGTGISACILVLRKDQKTLQRNEILFINADEIYTKGRAQNTMSEDQSDEIYDIYKRQHETPKVIDGVSRWVSIREIEENDFNLNITRYVPKPLVEETISIEDALEAFKQKLCDLEQAEDELELLLKKAGF
- a CDS encoding YadA-like family protein is translated as MLFKSNKNNLVSFNKRIIAKLRLACRILGLKRKKSRRSFGFPGKNSLYVITCLTISIGLLGEATAANLSFGGGSNFSSNEATQGTPRASHGTIILSGTADHCGVDNIKGRSSFTGNSISAEESYQRFIDNPAFNGYKPYGTSESSVNFTGDGTTTNNVGYQSSKTGGSDNRMPVANGVYSTSIGCGAYTTGNYSTAFGANATARGGASQAFGVGALAIGPASMAFGVSSRAEGHSSIALGPLADAGLNFSVAIGKGATAAINSGDVALGSESTTGSVIRNPGININGDVYRFAGTDPFASVSVGTKKRQRVISNVAAGQTDADSTDAVNGSQLNAAYRALVALKKTADNTSSQLVNAFSSKSSYDADTGDIKVSLAFGGKTYNSLQSVLNTIHLGNYSGWSFRVGSGTVEKVDNEDVITFTEGNNIKITNVDKNITVALADNFTLDSIQIKDGPVINNTGIDMGDKKITNVSKGDISNTSTDAVNGAQLYEVTQQITNTNTKLDNFGSNLSAAFSPTSSYDTTTGNLTVSLSFGGNSYNSVQSALDAIHLGNYSGWSFQVGTGNVEKVASEDVVTFTEGNNIKITNVDKNITVALADDFTLDSIQIKDGPVINNTGINMGDKKITNVSKGDISNTSTDAVNGAQLYDVTQQITNTNIKLTNTNIKLDNFGSNLSAAFSPNSSYDTTTGNLKVSLAFGGNSYNSVQSALDAIHLGNYSGWSFRVGSGTVEKVANEDVVTFTEGNNIKITNVDKNITIALSDDFTLDSVHIKDGPVINNTGIDMGDKKITNVSKGDISNTSTDAVNGAQLYDVTQQIINTNGKLDNFGSNLSAAFSPNSSYDTTTGDLKVSLAFGGKTYNSVQSALDAIHLGNYSGWSFRVGSGTVEKVANEDVVTFTEGNNIKITNVDKNITIALSDNFTLDSVHIKDGPVINNTGIDMGDKKITNVSKGDISNTSTDAVTGGQIYDLANSIAKIFGGGAKVNGSGVIEAPTYKIGGKNYDDIGNFIKALNENIDSIRNNVKQIDKMITNKEIKQKYVNINSEKADSVATGVDSVAIGPDANSTGAGSVAIGDGASALTDSSVAIGQNSKTQETAGTKHIVVRGKEVSVAGGAPVGTVSVGDAGKERTVTNVAAGRVAADSTDAVNGSQLNAIKEEVNNIIADGIHYDKGKNSVTFEAPGSKEPVLLRNVANGIELTDAVNVGQLKSGLDDIKSYVDARLEHSHNSASEAGAVGLAAASLRYDNKPGKLSLGLGTGYWKGATAVAFGAGYTNMDSSIRGNVTGSFSNTAWGVSAGVTFTIN
- a CDS encoding COG2958 family protein, with translation MSLNLTTKVINFLENNPDKKFTAREIANWIFSEYTDACLRKQKNSNAIIIPLDSKDKLISQIVAEIGARRSQIQKKSPYIKTTEGRPRQYYFTKSSDNEEIRQIEKNEIAPDSKLKNNTPKEKDLYNILSDFLWSELEIYSKRIDEKRSSNNRGINGNKWLYPDIVGMQDLSDSWHQEIKNCVLQHSDTQTKLWSFEVKILINRSNIREAFFQTVSNSSWANFGYLVASEIEGNNTLKELRILSSLHGIGFIKLDIENPAESQIMIPAKEREMIDWNTANRIAEENKDFLNYIKLIRQFYQTGETRPSAWGMCINEE
- a CDS encoding MFS transporter, which gives rise to MHFPKAKHFNTLLSSLFISKLGDYAYEVVFIFIVLETTRNNYLLTGLVYFFRFIPFLFFGPVGGWLADNGRLKNNLLLSEWVRLLVTVLLFCTYLSGMINIIILIIASVLTTIGRSIFQPSFQTLILKMMDKKDLTSANSIVQVAEETASVTGPLVCSLLLLFVDKSWVLMFNSLTYFISALLILKLNDLRQEKQFPFKIKKVYQDTYSSIQHMYYSKYELFISISGSAICILFTGSVLRFIIPAVAISFGKSEIFTSYLFALIASGTIIGGLIYTYIIRQPSPSKLMRFWFVYGLIMLSMSFITLYSLYFLLPLSFALGICGAFVDITLVTTIQSYSEQKNIGKNFGAFSTLANTAEAVSGLMAGLIAAIGLMISFSIMTSMIALTGLTTMLLLSKRQK